Proteins co-encoded in one Cynocephalus volans isolate mCynVol1 chromosome 11, mCynVol1.pri, whole genome shotgun sequence genomic window:
- the NEK2 gene encoding serine/threonine-protein kinase Nek2 — protein MPSRAEDYEVLYTIGTGSYGRCQKIRRKSDGKILVWKELDYGSMTEAEKQMLVSEVNLLRELKHPNIVRYYDRIIDRTNTMLYIVMEYCEGGDLASVITKGTKERQYLDEEFVLRVMTQLTLALKECHRRSDGGHTVLHRDLKPANVFLDGKQNVKLGDFGLARILNHDTSFAKTFVGTPYYMSPEQMNRMSYNEKSDIWSLGCLLYELCALMPPFTAFNQKELAGKIREGKFRRIPYRYSDELNDIITKMLNLKDYHRPSVEEILENPLIADLVVEEHRRNLERRGRRLGEPEKLQDSSPVLSELKLKEVQLQERERAIKAREERLEQKERELCVRERLAEDKLVRAESLLKNYSLLKEQKRLSLASSPELLDLPSSVIKKKVHFSGESKENIMRSENSESQLTSKSKCKDLKKRLHAAQLRAQALSDIEKNYQLKSRQILGMR, from the exons ATGCCGTCCCGAGCGGAGGACTATGAAGTACTGTACACCATTGGCACGGGCTCCTATGGCCGCTGCCAGAAGATCCGGAGGAAGAGTGACGGCAAG ATATTAGTTTGGAAAGAACTTGACTATGGCTCCATGACAGAAGCTGAGAAACAGATGCTTGTTTCTGAAGTGAATTTGCTTCGTGAATTGAAGCATCCAAACATTGTCCGTTACTACGATCGAATTATTGACCGAACAAACACAATGCTGTACATTGTAATGGAATATTGCGAAGGAGGGGATCTGGCCAGTGTAATTACAAAAGGAACCAAGGAAAG ACAGTACTTAGATGAAGAGTTTGTTCTTCGAGTGATGACTCAGTTGACTCTGGCCCTGAAGGAATGTCACAGACGAAGTGATGGTGGCCATACTGTGCTGCATCGGGATTTGAAACCAGCCAATGTTTTCCTGGATGGCAAGCAAAACGTCAAGCTTGGAGACTTTGGGCTAGCTAGAATATTAAACCACGATACAAGTTTTGCAAAAACATTTGTTGGCACACCTTATTACATGTCTCCT GAACAAATGAATCGCATGTCCTACAATGAAAAATCAGATATCTGGTCACTGGGTTGCCTGCTGTATGAATTGTGTGCATTAAT gccTCCATTTACAGCTTTCAACCAGAAAGAACTAGCTGGGAAGATCAGAGAAGGCAAATTCAGGCGAATTCCATACCGTTACTCTGATGAATTGAATGACATTATTACGAAGATGTTAAATTTAAAG GATTACCATCGACCTTCCGTTGAAGAAATCCTTGAGAACCCTTTGATCGCAGACTTGGTTGTGGAAGAGCACAGGAGAAATCTGGAGAGAAGAGGGCGACGATTAGGAGAgccagaaaagttgcaggattcCAGCCCTGTATTGAGTGAACTGAAACTAAAGGAAGTACAGTTGCAGGAGCGAGAGCGAGCCATCAAAGCAAGGGAAGAAAGATTGGAGC AGAAGGAACGTGAGCTTTGTGTTCGTGAGAGACTAGCAGAGGACAAACTGGTCAGAGCAGAAAGTCTGCTGAAGAATTACAGCCTGCTGAAGGAACAGAAGCGCCTGTCTCTGGCGAGCAGTCCAG AACTTCTTGATCTTCCATCCTCAGTAATTAAGAAGAAAGTTCATTTCAGTGGGGAAAGTAAAGAGAACATCATGAGGAGTGAGAATTCTGAGAGTCAGCTCACCTCCAAATCCAAATGCAAGGACCTGAAGAAAAGGCTTCATGCTGCCCAGCTGCGGGCTCAAGCCCTGTCAGATATCGAAAAAAATTATCAACTAAAAAGCAGACAGATCCTGGGCATGCGCTAG